A single Drosophila ananassae strain 14024-0371.13 chromosome 3L, ASM1763931v2, whole genome shotgun sequence DNA region contains:
- the LOC6494940 gene encoding uncharacterized protein LOC6494940 isoform X3 — protein MEQLFQSYRDDERRIGEEYLSSLQDLNCNSKPLINMLTMLADENINYAHVIVRVVEYYISQVAPEFKLPILYLIDSIVKNVKSSYVQLFGQCIVKIFLHAFESVQHSQSQVLEKVRERMYALRQTWNEVFPPSKMYALDVQVKRLDNNWPITAKQPTTSKIHVNPAIHVNPDFLKTGMVPVMPVNSSTLPSDMEEILQAKTRELLELKKRKLELELEQTKKHLEEQERQLNQATDAMVGAPMAMPAPNSTAAVRPTIMDPSLMGAIRHPRPPAPVGNAGPMIANLPVGQQFANKPKVNPVNPALLNSVRQRDPRLARQMQSQALPPTSTRSDPRLESKSASSQKSSRSRSKSPVRNSGSSSSRSGKSSSSHHSSSSSRKRSESKSSTASSSSSGSEVRHKGGSGSSSSSQSPVKRSSKQSSKDHGDRYARNGSPSGSSKRKSSSPSSSPSKPKRSSSSKSSSSSRGKSSSVRSRSRSPVFMEMDLHSKSPERKAAAPTSIPQTVSSSSSSSATAAAKAPNDLEKPNLSTASLLNVATSTTATAATTTSSLVRPSSPSLSASSVSSQGNVSDALQQSISKLMKVQGVTGVGEKRPADPMHPEVDLEEKPPQQKRSKSAKLDALFGSEDVDLRREILVGKPSPSGVIVVEDDSMDNCDPLTKASLPSKQPTLQEIRAKLAKSARLENKASKSDKSKDQAGIPRHKQLAELRTNEDSQEAHVEKVRTILSQAHEMLENHSMNQEQYKDLVQKVVAINENSKVKDSRRRDDDPDLERNAARDAVLRKRIPKLKGNENHSSGSPRSDGSPRYDDPSATTAEKSVNKRDKSKRENKRRKPSKWGEQVDPAAAQRAAWQLANANNNNNNNNNNNNKRPGFRGMPWQQPPAIVMPQTAVPPPPQPPSMMGLPPVPPVTMAKAINSLDNPMADVVRSITIDGGSKEIRFYNQVAIIFMDGDEPHEIGFQHGQRVILIDNNEPLPLCFNDDYKPFQLDGQLHRIRFGFPSRELYIDDHWYEIYFGGPPVSVPIGNKIHVLKAEGPPPNVDIGRARRDLVVGKINMIVDAHTIVPLFLDARQQTFQLGAEQHSLQFVDAFQYALLDGQLQKIEYGGLPKGMKLNGGRSCFIRFGTLPKGVVGGKTHVADMVYIKTEAPAEPPQPPPVIVKQPPVVEQPAVVPAVAPNVSLPAAAAALGSLNINELFQKLVSSGIIGGAAPVAGGTATPPTSAPKEANVPPPVSSEAPAPAATPLPTPSAPPTEPIKRINLHKPETIKTRQSAVIATLYLGMQCSSCGVRFPPEQTIKYSQHLDWHFRQNRRERDSTRKATSRKWYYDLNDWRQYEEIEDVEEREKNFLEAQGQPGGPDAIDELSQQRSLDSPMPTCAAGSDDVDRSCDMCHEKFEQFYNEELEEWHLRSAIRVEDKIYHPLCYEDYKASLNPPAEEKINGDVNMNNTDDNAMDTLIKVEEIDDDDDEPTKPSQSMLDDDDDDVIVLPNEEPSVTEIVDDDDDDEYVPGNVTRAEMGNESQDKTESNSADKESEKQAEDSEKQSQCESDVANESDVEIQEPNIPFTDLDTYVEKEIDEATRAAMLNVKIKEEPKDDYEDDEDDGFEDVGTVVPLLPLPDDEISIHSSETQTQTIASSASPTTIERPASVLSLSLPANEADDLEPAETTGASVAETELNGEQAQESTHNLSAAGPALPLASIVNKIKINITKNTSSNSHNSASNATAMPSSSSATTDSQVSAISVIGGAGAGAATGVSGSGDASQQVNAIQTISTIPVLCGGNTFVPKIATSTPANVISSISVIGSSYGSGSNTSNNGSNSRTNSSVTSTVAGTIPAEAEKSAPTPPPASVEPDPEPVVELKPALRNVTLKRTKKVQNGIETSGLCSIM, from the exons ATGGAGCAACTATTTCAGAGCTATCGTGATGATGAGCGCCGAATCGGCGAGGAGTATCTATCCAGCCTGCAGGACctcaactgcaacagcaagcCCCTCATCAATATGCTCACAATGCTCGCCGATGAGAACATCAACTATGCCCATGTCATAGTGAGAGTGGTGGAATATTATATCAGCCAG GTGGCGCCCGAATTTAAATTGCCCATACTATATTTAATTGATTCGATAGTAAAGAATGTGAAAAGCAGCTACGTCCAATTATTTGGGCAATGCATAGTCAAAATATTCCTGCACGCCTTCGAGTCG GTGCAACACTCTCAGTCCCAAGTACTCGAGAAGGTACGCGAAAGAATGTATGCTCTGCGCCAGACCTGGAACGAGGTCTTTCCCCCATCTAAAATGTATGCCCTGGACGTTCAGGTGAAGCGTCTGGATAATAATTGGCCCATTACCGCCAAACAGCCAACCACCAGCAAGATTCACGTCAATCCGGCGATTCACGTAAATCCCGACTTTCTTAAAACT GGAATGGTTCCTGTAATGCCCGTCAACTCCtccacactgcccagcgacaTGGAGGAAATTCTCCAGGCCAAAACCCGGGAGCTACTTGAGCTCAAGAAGCGTAAACTTGAGCTCGAGTTGGAGCAAACAAAGAAACATTTGGAGGAGCAGGAGCGACAGCTCAACCAGGCCACGGACGCTATGGTGGGAGCGCCTATGGCGATGCCAGCTCCAAATTCTACAGCTGCCGTTCGTCCAACCATTATGGACCCATCCCTGATGGGAGCCATTCGCCATCCACGACCCCCGGCACCAGTGGGCAATGCAGGGCCCATGATTGCAAACTTGCCAGTTGGCCAGCAG TTTGCAAACAAGCCGAAGGTTAATCCCGTCAATCCGGCTCTACTGAACTCTGTGCGGCAGCGAGATCCTCGTCTTGCCCGGCAGATGCAATCGCAGGCACTGCCGCCGACTTCAACTCGAAGTGATCCACGCCTCGAAAGCAAGTCGGCCAGCTCGCAAAAATCTAGTCGTTCGCGCAGCAAATCACCTGTGCGCAatagtggcagcagcagcagccgctcAGGCAAGAGTAGCAGCTCGCATCACAGCAGTTCCTCGAGCCGCAAGCGCAGCGAGTCGAAGAGCTCCACAGCCTCCTCGTCATCGTCGGGATCTGAAGTACGGCACAAGGGCGGCAGtggtagcagcagcagctcccaGTCACCGGTTAAACGGTCTAGCAAGCAGTCGTCCAAGGACCACGGGGATCGTTACGCTCGCAACGGTTCACCATCGGGATCATCGAAGCGAAAGAGTTCCTCACCAAGCAGCTCGCCATCCAAGCCCAAACGCAGTTCATCTAGCAAATCGTCCTCTTCATCCAGAGGAAAGTCATCGTCCGTTCGATCACGGAGTCGTTCACCGGTATTCATGGAGATGGATTTGCACAGCAAGTCGCCGGAGAGAAAGGCAGCAGCACCCACATCTATCCCCCAAACGGTCagctcatcatcatcatcgtcagcGACAGCTGCTGCTAAAGCACCAAATGATTTAGAGAAAC CGAATCTATCAACAGCATCACTGCTAAATGTCGCCACATCTACAACAGCCACAGCTGCCACCACCACCTCAAGTCTAGTCAGACCATCATCGCCCAGTCTATCGGCGTCGTCAGTTTCCTCGCAGGGTAATGTATCCGATGCTCTGCAGCAGTCCATCTCCAAGCTAATGAAGGTACAGGGCGTAACTGGTGTCGGCGAGAAGCGACCGGCCGATCCCATGCATCCGGAAGTCGATCTTGAGGAGAAGCCACCGCAACAGAAACGCAGCAAGTCAGCCAAACTGGACGC ATTATTTGGAAGCGAGGATGTGGATTTGCGTCGCGAGATTCTTGTTGGAAAGCCAAGTCCCTCAGGAGTTATTGTGGTGGAAGACGACTCCATGGATAACTGCGAT CCATTAACCAAAGCAAGCCTGCCTTCAAAGCAGCCAACACTGCAGGAAATTCGCGCCAAGTTGGCCAAATCAGCTCGTCTGGAGAACAAGGCAAGCAAGTCTG ACAAGAGTAAGGATCAGGCAGGTATACCGCGCCACAAGCAGCTGGCCGAGCTAAGGACCAATGAAGACTCCCAGGAGGCACATGTCGAGAAGGTGCGCACAATTCTCAGTCAAGCGCACGAGATGCTCGAAAACCACAGCATGAACCAGGAGCAGTACAAGGATCTTGTGCAGAAGGTGGTGGCCATCAATGAGAACAGCAAGGTGAAAGACTCCCGCCGGCGTGACGATGATCCAGATCTGGAGCGAAATGCGGCCAGGGATGCCGTGCTTCGTAAACGTATTCCCAAACTGAAGGGCAACGAAAACCATTCCTCAGGATCTCCCCGAAGCGATGGCTCGCCCAGATACGATGATCCGTCAGCCACCACTGCTGAGAAATCTGTGAATAAGCGGGACAAGTCCAAGAGGGAGAACAAGCGTCGAAAGCCCAGCAAATGGGGCGAGCAGGTGGATCCAGCGGCGGCCCAACGAGCTGCCTGGCAGTTGGCCAatgccaacaacaataacaacaacaacaacaataataataacaaacgCCCCGGCTTCCGAGGCATGCCATGGCAACAACCTCCGGCAATCGTGATGCCACAGACGGCAGTGCCACCACCTCCACAGCCGCCTTCGATGATGGGTCTGCCGCCCGTGCCTCCAGTTACCATGGCGAAGGCCATTAACTCACTGGACAATCCAATGGCTGATGTGGTTCGCAGCATTACCATTGACGGCGGTTCCAAGGAGATTCGATTCTACAACCAAGTGGCCATCATCTTCATGGACGGCGACGAGCCGCATGAAATTGGCTTCCAGCATGGCCAGCGAGTCATCCTCATCGACAACAATGAACCACTGCCTCTTTGTTTTAACGATGACTATAAGCCGTTCCAGCTTGACGGGCAGTTGCATCGCATCCGCTTTGGTTTTCCCTCACGCGAACTGTACATCGACGATCATTGGTATGAGATCTACTTTGGTGGACCGCCAGTCTCGGTGCCTATTGGGAATAAGATTCATGTACTGAAGGCGGAGGGTCCTCCACCAAATGTGGACATTGGTCGGGCACGGCGAGATCTGGTCGTTGGCAAGATCAACATGATTGTGGATGCACATACCATTGTGCCTCTCTTCTTGGACGCCAGGCAACAAACGTTCCAACTGGGAGCCGAACAGCATTCGCTTCAGTTTGTGGACGCCTTCCAGTACGCTCTTTTGGATGGTCAGCTGCAGAAAATCGAGTACGGTGGCCTTCCAAAGGGAATGAAGCTGAACGGTGGCCGCAGTTGCTTCATAAGATTCGGCACTTTGCCCAAAGGTGTTGTTGGTGGCAAGACGCACGTGGCGGATATGGTTTACATTAAGACAGAGGCTCCTGCCGAGCCACCGCAACCTCCGCCGGTGATTGTTAAGCAACCTCCGGTAGTGGAGCAGCCGGCAGTGGTGCCTGCTGTAGCACCGAATGTATCTCTgccagctgcagcagcagccttGGGCAGTCTCAATATCAATGAGCTGTTCCAAAAGCTAGTTTCCTCGGGAATAATTGGTGGAGCTGCACCTGTTGCTGGCGGAACAGCCACCCCGCCTACATCAGCCCCAAAGGAAGCCAATGTTCCTCCACCAGTGTCTTCAGAAGCTCCAGCTCCGGCTGCTACGCCTCTTCCCACGCCATCTGCTCCGCCCACAGAACCCATTAAACGGATTAACCTCCACAAGCCGGAGACTATTAAGACTCGTCAGTCGGCGGTGATAGCTACTCTCTATCTCGGCATGCAATGCAGTAGCTGCGGAGTGCGGTTTCCGCCTGAACAGACGATTAAATACAGCCAGCATCTGGATTGGCACTTCCGGCAGAACCGCAGGGAACGCGACTCTACCCGAAAGGCCACATCGAGGAAATGGTACTATGATCTCAACGATTGGAGGCAGTATGAGGAAATTGAGGATGTTGAGGAGCGTGAGAAGAACTTCCTGGAGGCGCAAGGTCAACCCGGGGGACCGGATGCAATCGATGAACTCTCCCAGCAGCGATCCCTGGACTCACCGATGCCAACGTGTGCAGCCGGATCGGATGATGTGGATCGCAGTTGCGACATGTGTCACGAGAAGTTCGAGCAGTTCTACAACGAAGAGCTGGAGGAGTGGCATCTCCGTAGCGCCATCCGGGTGGAGGATAAGATCTATCACCCATTGTGCTATGAAGATTATAAAGCCTCCTTGAATCCTCCGGCTGAGGAAAAGATAAATGGGGATGTGAACATGAACAACACTGACGACAATGCCATGGATACGCTTATCAAGGTGGAGGAAATCGATGACGACGATGATG aacCCACCAAGCCATCCCAATCCATGttggatgatgatgatgatgacgtcATTGTTTTACCAAACGAAGAGCCCAGCGTCACAGAAATCGTcgacgacgatgatgatgacgagTACGTCCCTGGCAATGTGACAAGAGCGGAAATGGGAAATGAGTCCCAGGACAAGACAGAGTCCAATTCCGCGGATAAGGAATCGGAGAAGCAGGCAGAAGACTCCGAAAAGCAATCACAATGCGAGTCTGATGTAGCCAACGAATCAGATGTAGAGATCCAGGAGCCCAACATTCCCTTCACCGATTTGGACACGTATGTGGAGAAGGAGATCGACGAAGCCACCAGGGCAGCGATGCTCAACGTAAAGATTAAGGAGGAGCCCAAGGACGATTACGAGGATGACGAGGACGACGGCTTTGAGGATGTTGGCACGGTGGTTCCACTTTTGCCTCTTCCCGACGATGAGATCTCCATACACAGCAGCG AAACACAAACGCAGACCATCGCCTCGTCGGCCTCGCCGACCACAATCGAGAGACCGGCATCAGTGCTATCCCTGTCATTACCCGCCAACGAGGCGGACGACCTGGAGCCGGCAGAGACGACAGGTGCCTCGGTCGCCGAGACAGAACTGAACGGAGAGCAGGCGCAGGAGTCCACACACAACCTGAGCGCAGCGGGTCCGGCGTTACCTTTGGCTAGCATagttaataaaataaagataaatatCACTAAGAATACAAGTAGTAATAGTCATAATAGTGCCTCCAACGCCACCGCCATGCCATCTTCATCGTCGGCGACGACGGACTCGCAAGTATCAGCAATCAGCGTCATCGggggagctggagctggagctgcaaCAGGTGTATCCGGATCCGGAGATGCCTCGCAGCAGGTTAACGCCATTCAAACTATTTCAACCATTCCAGTCCTTTGCGGCGGAAACACGTTCGTGCCGAAGATTGCTACCAGCACTCCGGCCAACGTCATCAGCTCGATTTCTGTGATTGGCAGTAGTTAcggcagtggcagcaacaccagcaacaacgGAAGCAACAGTCGGACTAACAGTTCCGTGACTTCAACGGTTGCTGGCACAATTCCTGCAGAAGCGGAGAAGTCAGCGCCCACACCACCACCGGCTTCTGTGGAGCCAGATCCTGAGCCGGTGGTGGAACTGAAACCGGCGCTTCGAAATGTGACGCTCAAGCGGACGAAAAAGGTTCAGAACGGCATTGAGACGTCCGGCCTGTGTTCGATTATGTAA